The following are from one region of the Falco biarmicus isolate bFalBia1 chromosome 1, bFalBia1.pri, whole genome shotgun sequence genome:
- the LOC130144542 gene encoding proline-rich protein 2-like, whose product MTNQFPACHTEPASRKTTEGGSAAPQERPRPPRGGSPRAPPQERPRPPRGGSPRAPPQERPRPPRGGSPRAPPQERPRPPRGGSPRAPPQERPRPPRGGSPRAPPQERPRPPRGGSPRAPPQERPRPPRGGSPRAPPQERPRPPRGGSPRAPPQERPRPPRGGSPRAPPQERPRPPRGGSPRAPPQERPRPPRGGSPRAPPQERPRPPRGGSPRAPPQERPRPPPNPPPRPRPAPAKPTAAAPTGPRQTHRRGPDRPPPNPPPRPRPAPAKPTAAAPTGPRQTHRRGPDRPPPNPPPRPRPAPAKPTAAAPTGPRQTHRRGPDRPPPNPPPRPRPAPAKPTAAAPTGPRQTHRRGPDRPPPNPPPRPRPAPAKPTAAAPTGPRQTHRRGPDRPPPNPPPRPRPAPTHTHDPQPPKALNLPPRNPPPGSRPTRSHGPAAGQEGRAGWGRYSSPLPTVCSLTDGNGRRQRTPHGRGRTRTLKGGRPHLHTRRAGGDPPSHQPGSGE is encoded by the coding sequence ATGACAAACCAGTTTCCCGCATGTCATACGGAGCCCGCTTCTCGAAAGACCACGGAGGGAGGGTCCGCAGCGCCGCAGGAGCGaccccggcccccgcggggcgGCTCGCCTCGGGCACCGCCGCAGGAGCGaccccggcccccgcggggcgGCTCGCCTCGGGCACCGCCGCAGGAGCGaccccggcccccgcggggcgGCTCGCCTCGGGCACCGCCGCAGGAGCGaccccggcccccgcggggcgGCTCGCCTCGGGCACCGCCGCAGGAGCGaccccggcccccgcggggcgGCTCGCCTCGGGCACCGCCGCAGGAGCGaccccggcccccgcggggcgGCTCGCCTCGGGCACCGCCGCAGGAGCGaccccggcccccgcggggcgGCTCGCCTCGGGCACCGCCGCAGGAGCGaccccggcccccgcggggcgGCTCGCCTCGGGCACCGCCGCAGGAGCGaccccggcccccgcggggcgGCTCGCCTCGGGCACCGCCGCAGGAGCGaccccggcccccgcggggcgGCTCGCCTCGGGCACCGCCGCAGGAGCGaccccggcccccgcggggcgGCTCGCCTCGGGCACCGCCGCAGGAGCGaccccggcccccgcggggcgGCTCGCCTCGGGCACCGCCGCAGGAGCGACCCCGGCCCCCGCCAAACCCACCGCCGCGGCCCCGACCGGCCCCCGCCAAACCCACCGCCGCGGCCCCGACCGGCCCCCGCCAAACCCACCGCCGCGGCCCCGACCGGCCCCCGCCAAACCCACCGCCGCGGCCCCGACCGGCCCCCGCCAAACCCACCGCCGCGGCCCCGACCGGCCCCCGCCAAACCCACCGCCGCGGCCCCGACCGGCCCCCGCCAAACCCACCGCCGCGGCCCCGACCGGCCCCCGCCAAACCCACCGCCGCGGCCCCGACCGGCCCCCGCCAAACCCACCGCCGCGGCCCCGACCGGCCCCCGCCAAACCCACCGCCGCGGCCCCGACCGGCCCCCGCCAAACCCACCGCCGCGGCCCCGACCGGCCCCCGCCAAACCCACCGCCGCGGCCCCGACCGGCCCCCGCCAAACCCACCGCCGCGGCCCCGACCGGCCCCCGCCAAACCCACCGCCGCGGCCCCGACCGGCCCCCGCCAAACCCACCGCCGCGGCCCCGACCGGCCCCCGCCAAACCCACCGCCGCGGCCCCGACCggcccccacacacacacacgaccCCCAACCCCCCAAGGCCCTCAACCTCCCTCCCCGAAACCCACCCCCAGGGTCCCGACCCACCCGCTCccacggccccgccgccggccaggaggggcgggcgggctgGGGGCGCTAcagctcccccctccccaccgtGTGCAGCCTAACGGACGGTAACGGCCGGCGCCAGAGGACCCCCCACGGGAGGGGGAGAACACGCACGCTGAAGGGCGGGAGGCCCCACCTCCACACGCGGCGCGCCGGCGGCGACCCGCCCTCGCACCAGCCGGGCAGCGGCGAGTGA